One region of Baekduia soli genomic DNA includes:
- a CDS encoding GPR1/FUN34/YaaH family transporter, whose amino-acid sequence MLLGIGNAGAHTSMAKAGGWVGLATAAAAWYASFAAVTTRPSGAASCRCGR is encoded by the coding sequence TTGCTGCTGGGCATCGGCAACGCGGGCGCCCACACGTCGATGGCGAAGGCCGGCGGGTGGGTCGGCCTCGCCACCGCGGCGGCGGCATGGTATGCCTCGTTCGCGGCGGTGACGACGCGACCTTCGGGCGCAGCGTCCTGCCGGTGCGGCCGCTGA
- the acs gene encoding acetate--CoA ligase, which translates to MAGTTTDLERQLAELLEQERFEPPQAFVQDALIKDRSVHEEAERDPEGWWREQARALHWFSEPEQALDDSNPPFYTWFADGTLNASYNCLDRHVEAGLGDRVAFHWRGEEGEEREITYAWLLEQTQRAANALKDHGVGEGDVVGIFLPMIPEVVVAMLACARIGAPHNVVFGGFSAESVRERMEFSDAKALITVDGARRKGKVAAVKAAVDAVGMPVKTTIVVRHTGLEECPMGEGDVWWHEALEAADPECAPAQLGAEHPLFILYSSGSTAKPKGIQHTTGGYLTHVAWTHKHVFDLKPESDVYFCSADVGWITGHSYIVYGPLLNATTSVMYEGAPDYPHKGIWWELCERYGATIFYTAPTAIRACIKWGVEHVEKADLSRLRLLGTVGEPINPKAWLWYWKVVGGERCPVVDTWWQTETGGIMITTLPGAQAMKPGVAGTPLPGIAAAVLTEEGEEVPRGTQGLLSLSRPWPGMLRTLFGDDDRYVGTYWEKWGPETYLVGDASKQDDEDYVSVIGRVDDVLNVSGHRMSTAEIESAIVSHGKVAEAAVIGAADEDTGQSVAAFVTLEGDLQGSDELVAEIREHVAVRIGKLARPKRIIWADDLPKTRSGKIMRRLLKDIAEGRELGDVTTLRDPHVMAQLEGKIKERADDDA; encoded by the coding sequence ATGGCCGGCACGACCACGGATCTGGAACGACAGCTCGCGGAGCTGCTGGAGCAGGAGCGCTTCGAGCCGCCGCAGGCGTTCGTGCAGGACGCCCTGATCAAGGACCGCTCGGTGCACGAGGAGGCCGAGCGCGACCCGGAGGGCTGGTGGCGCGAGCAGGCCCGGGCGCTGCACTGGTTCTCCGAGCCCGAGCAGGCCCTGGACGACAGCAACCCCCCGTTCTACACGTGGTTCGCCGACGGCACCCTCAACGCGTCCTACAACTGCCTGGACCGCCACGTCGAGGCGGGCCTGGGCGACCGCGTCGCGTTCCACTGGCGCGGCGAGGAGGGCGAGGAGCGCGAGATCACCTACGCCTGGCTGCTCGAGCAGACCCAGCGGGCGGCCAACGCGCTCAAGGACCACGGGGTCGGCGAGGGCGACGTCGTCGGGATCTTCCTGCCGATGATCCCCGAGGTCGTCGTCGCCATGCTGGCCTGCGCGCGGATCGGCGCGCCGCACAACGTCGTCTTCGGCGGGTTCAGCGCCGAGTCGGTGCGCGAGCGCATGGAGTTCTCCGACGCCAAGGCGCTCATCACGGTCGACGGCGCGCGGCGCAAGGGCAAGGTCGCCGCCGTCAAGGCCGCCGTCGACGCGGTCGGCATGCCCGTCAAGACCACCATCGTGGTCAGGCACACGGGGCTGGAGGAGTGCCCGATGGGCGAGGGCGACGTCTGGTGGCACGAGGCGCTGGAGGCCGCCGACCCCGAGTGCGCGCCGGCGCAGCTGGGCGCCGAGCACCCGCTGTTCATCCTGTACTCGTCGGGCTCGACGGCCAAGCCGAAGGGCATCCAGCACACCACGGGCGGCTACCTGACGCACGTGGCGTGGACGCACAAGCACGTCTTCGACCTCAAGCCCGAGTCCGACGTGTACTTCTGCTCGGCCGACGTGGGCTGGATCACCGGCCACTCCTACATCGTCTACGGGCCGCTGCTGAACGCGACGACGTCGGTGATGTACGAAGGCGCCCCCGACTACCCGCACAAGGGCATCTGGTGGGAGCTCTGTGAGCGCTACGGGGCGACGATCTTCTACACCGCCCCGACGGCCATCCGCGCGTGCATCAAGTGGGGCGTCGAGCACGTCGAGAAGGCCGACCTGTCGAGGCTGCGGCTGCTGGGGACCGTCGGTGAGCCGATCAACCCCAAGGCCTGGCTGTGGTACTGGAAGGTCGTCGGCGGCGAGCGCTGCCCTGTCGTCGACACCTGGTGGCAGACCGAGACCGGCGGGATCATGATCACCACGCTGCCCGGCGCCCAGGCCATGAAGCCGGGCGTGGCGGGCACGCCCCTGCCCGGCATCGCGGCGGCCGTGCTGACCGAGGAGGGCGAGGAGGTCCCGCGCGGCACCCAGGGCCTGCTCTCCCTGAGCCGGCCGTGGCCGGGCATGCTGCGCACGCTGTTCGGCGACGACGACCGCTACGTCGGCACGTACTGGGAGAAGTGGGGGCCGGAGACCTACCTCGTCGGCGACGCCTCCAAGCAGGATGACGAGGACTACGTGTCGGTCATCGGGCGCGTCGACGACGTGCTCAACGTCTCGGGCCACCGGATGAGCACGGCCGAGATCGAGTCGGCGATCGTCTCCCACGGCAAGGTCGCCGAGGCCGCGGTCATCGGCGCGGCCGACGAGGACACCGGCCAGTCCGTGGCGGCCTTCGTGACGCTGGAGGGCGACCTGCAGGGCAGCGACGAGCTCGTCGCCGAGATCCGCGAGCACGTCGCGGTGCGCATCGGCAAGCTCGCCCGGCCCAAGCGCATCATCTGGGCCGACGACCTGCCCAAGACCCGCTCGGGCAAGATCATGCGCCGGCTGCTGAAGGACATCGCCGAGGGCCGCGAGCTGGGCGACGTGACGACCCTGCGCGACCCCCACGTGATGGCCCAGCTCGAGGGCAAGATCAAGGAGCGCGCCGACGACGACGCCTAG